A single window of Vibrio campbellii CAIM 519 = NBRC 15631 = ATCC 25920 DNA harbors:
- a CDS encoding GGDEF domain-containing protein, translating to MDRTQFTKIFTHYYMRSTSLGILITLFACAIRGVDYVVYLPYALSAGICFIYLWVGKAFALEQKQRSVVIALILGYTLTFYLYYFLGGHFLFSSLVTVNILLTLIEFGVLWSSITYVLSMAICFNIDLITAGNDPFKLQSLSEFSIRSTFLYLFNLFIYKGLRSIESYWHSAWQTQYEQVEKLERLLEIDELTGCYSRFKGNQLIEQQIQRAQPFTLLYIDLDGFKAVNDEFGHDAGDKVLRITAQRILNMLHNDQFATRIGGDEFILCLPELENTKDLEQFQSLLHQACSAPIFIHFQNVHIGLSVGVARFPYEGSSSDTLIQHADQMMYLTKRSRT from the coding sequence ATGGACAGAACGCAGTTCACCAAAATTTTTACGCACTACTACATGCGCTCAACAAGTTTGGGGATTCTTATTACCCTTTTCGCTTGTGCAATCAGAGGGGTTGATTATGTTGTATACCTTCCTTATGCATTATCCGCGGGAATTTGCTTTATCTACCTTTGGGTGGGCAAAGCATTCGCACTCGAACAAAAACAGCGCTCAGTTGTTATCGCACTGATACTCGGATATACCCTCACATTTTATTTGTACTACTTCTTAGGCGGACACTTTCTTTTTTCTTCCTTGGTTACAGTCAATATTCTTCTCACTTTGATTGAGTTTGGCGTTCTTTGGTCGTCAATCACATATGTCCTATCAATGGCTATTTGCTTTAACATTGATTTGATAACCGCGGGTAACGACCCGTTTAAACTACAAAGTTTAAGTGAGTTTTCCATTCGGAGTACGTTTCTGTACTTGTTCAACCTATTTATTTACAAGGGCTTACGCTCAATTGAAAGTTATTGGCACAGCGCTTGGCAAACGCAATATGAACAAGTTGAAAAACTAGAAAGACTGCTAGAGATAGATGAGCTAACAGGCTGCTACTCTCGCTTCAAAGGCAATCAGTTGATAGAGCAACAGATTCAACGAGCTCAACCGTTCACTTTGCTATATATCGACTTAGATGGCTTTAAAGCCGTGAATGACGAATTTGGTCATGACGCTGGAGACAAAGTACTGCGTATCACTGCGCAACGTATTTTGAACATGCTGCACAACGACCAATTCGCCACAAGAATTGGCGGTGACGAGTTCATTCTTTGCTTACCTGAGCTCGAAAATACAAAGGATTTAGAACAGTTTCAGTCTTTGCTACATCAAGCATGCAGTGCACCTATTTTTATCCATTTTCAAAACGTTCACATCGGTTTGAGTGTTGGCGTTGCTCGCTTCCCTTATGAGGGAAGCTCTAGTGACACCTTAATCCAACATGCAGACCAAATGATGTACCTCACAAAAAGATCAAGAACATAG
- a CDS encoding helix-turn-helix domain-containing protein — MVNKLEFSHAVAAIRKERGLTQGQLADELARSYSAFESLNQPTLSQWESGKVTPSLLKRLAFSHYIGEQYQYTSSEYKRVKTSQSKSIYLSFKDIVYQYQVTDVKSCSLSQISLSEYEQIDAVHKQLITPGGVEDTLNQFGESPSKARLYYCKGMLVGHLIYQELRSEFRILSLWHLGRSILKFLVSDILHVMGNAIIHFPVHEPVIKQLLFDIFIRDFYHHRRVTFFKASATQIFENPMVKHCFDGLLDLVLYRFHQVGNEFMQSREEAH, encoded by the coding sequence ATGGTTAACAAGTTAGAATTTTCGCACGCAGTTGCTGCAATTCGAAAGGAGAGGGGTTTAACTCAAGGCCAATTAGCCGATGAGTTAGCAAGGAGTTACAGTGCTTTTGAGAGTTTAAACCAACCGACGTTAAGTCAATGGGAAAGCGGCAAAGTAACACCAAGTTTATTAAAACGACTCGCCTTCTCTCACTATATAGGCGAACAATACCAATACACTTCCAGCGAGTACAAGCGTGTCAAAACCTCGCAAAGTAAAAGCATTTACTTGAGCTTTAAAGACATTGTTTACCAGTATCAGGTTACCGATGTCAAAAGTTGCTCCCTCAGCCAAATCAGCCTGTCCGAATACGAACAGATCGACGCAGTTCACAAGCAGTTAATCACACCAGGCGGTGTGGAAGACACGCTGAACCAATTTGGTGAATCCCCCAGTAAGGCGCGTCTTTATTACTGCAAAGGTATGTTAGTTGGTCATCTCATTTACCAAGAGCTGAGGTCTGAATTTAGGATTCTCAGCTTATGGCATTTAGGACGGTCGATTTTGAAGTTTTTGGTCTCAGATATCCTTCACGTAATGGGCAATGCCATCATCCATTTTCCGGTTCATGAGCCCGTGATTAAACAACTTTTATTCGACATTTTCATACGGGATTTCTACCACCATAGACGAGTCACGTTTTTTAAAGCATCCGCCACACAAATATTTGAAAACCCCATGGTAAAGCATTGCTTTGATGGGCTTTTGGATCTGGTGCTCTATCGCTTCCATCAAGTAGGAAATGAATTTATGCAGTCTCGAGAGGAGGCCCACTAA